A window of the Butyricimonas virosa genome harbors these coding sequences:
- a CDS encoding PepSY domain-containing protein, with protein MLTKLFIHIHRILGLILCILCFSWFISGIVMIYHSFPRVSQEDRFTRAEILDTNGLPAIQDVLLRLPAKTPTRGLSLNNPYGDPVFSIGGGRQRIEIYADTNVVAPVINYALCENRAVRWCTNRKITRVDTLHSLDQWIPLAHYKREFPIYKFYFEGPEKYQLYLSSRTADILQFTNSDNRFWAWFGAIPHWVYFTVIRGNQNLWTQFMYWACYLGMFMCFTGFVLGIRSYWLARRKGFLRSPYKKRWFKWHHITGFFFGIFIFTWILSGYMSMAPLPSWLFGKQDSSGFRQSPAERQAPSPASYVLDYRKAIALTATPDDPVKTIEWTHYQGLPLYRLRTVSKEVTLDASADTIRPFRITEEMIFAAVKRLAGDSTTYSITKMNEYDNYYISRRRPLPLPVYKVTFDNEAKDCYYYNLESFRPVHYDTNGRRKRWLYRGLHTLDIKFLVERPALWTVVIWTLLLGGAVVSFTGIVLSVKYIIRWIKCRI; from the coding sequence ATGTTAACCAAATTATTTATCCATATCCACCGGATACTGGGGTTAATTCTCTGTATCCTGTGCTTTTCATGGTTCATATCCGGAATCGTGATGATCTACCACTCCTTTCCCCGTGTAAGCCAAGAAGATCGGTTCACTCGTGCGGAAATCCTTGATACAAATGGCTTACCTGCCATCCAAGACGTGTTACTCCGTCTCCCTGCCAAAACACCAACCCGCGGACTCTCTCTGAACAACCCTTATGGAGATCCCGTATTCAGTATAGGAGGGGGACGTCAACGTATCGAGATATACGCGGACACGAATGTCGTGGCTCCCGTTATTAACTACGCTCTCTGCGAAAACCGGGCTGTTCGCTGGTGTACTAACCGAAAGATTACCCGGGTTGATACCTTACACTCCCTCGACCAGTGGATACCCCTCGCCCATTACAAGCGGGAATTTCCCATCTACAAGTTCTACTTCGAAGGTCCGGAAAAATACCAGCTTTACCTCTCTTCCCGAACCGCCGACATCTTGCAGTTCACCAACTCCGACAATCGTTTCTGGGCATGGTTCGGGGCCATTCCCCATTGGGTGTATTTCACCGTTATCCGAGGTAACCAGAACTTATGGACACAATTCATGTACTGGGCATGTTATCTCGGAATGTTCATGTGTTTTACCGGATTCGTTCTCGGCATACGTTCCTACTGGCTCGCCCGCCGGAAAGGCTTTCTCCGCTCTCCGTATAAGAAACGGTGGTTCAAATGGCACCACATCACGGGTTTCTTCTTCGGTATATTCATCTTCACGTGGATACTGAGCGGTTACATGTCCATGGCCCCACTCCCCTCGTGGCTTTTCGGCAAACAGGACTCCAGCGGATTCCGCCAAAGCCCAGCCGAAAGACAAGCCCCATCACCTGCCAGCTATGTCTTGGACTATCGAAAAGCCATCGCACTCACAGCCACGCCGGATGATCCTGTCAAAACCATCGAGTGGACCCACTACCAAGGTCTTCCCCTCTACCGTCTCCGCACGGTTAGCAAGGAAGTGACCTTGGACGCCTCCGCTGACACGATTCGCCCTTTCCGCATCACGGAAGAGATGATATTCGCTGCCGTCAAACGCCTCGCCGGAGACTCGACCACCTACTCCATCACCAAGATGAACGAGTACGACAACTACTATATATCCCGTCGTCGTCCTCTACCGCTCCCCGTCTACAAGGTCACGTTCGACAACGAGGCGAAAGATTGTTATTACTATAACCTTGAATCTTTCCGTCCCGTTCACTACGACACCAACGGACGCCGGAAACGCTGGCTTTACCGTGGTCTTCACACTCTTGACATCAAATTTCTCGTTGAGCGCCCCGCACTATGGACCGTGGTCATTTGGACCCTTCTTCTTGGCGGTGCTGTTGTCTCCTTCACGGGAATCGTACTTTCGGTGAAATACATTATCCGATGGATAAAATGTAGAATTTAG
- a CDS encoding bifunctional cobalt-precorrin-7 (C(5))-methyltransferase/cobalt-precorrin-6B (C(15))-methyltransferase, with the protein MNNFTIIGIDDKDHPELPEQARAAIVTHHVFSGGKRHHEIMRDYLPEDHLWIDITVPLDDVFHQYENHPDIVVFASGDPLFFGFANTVLKRLPDAKITLIPTFNSLQTLAHRILLPYHDMHVVSLTGRPWLEFDRALIEGQEKIGVLTDREHTPATIAERMLRYGYDNYIMYVGEALGSTTETVRILVPDDATALTFRHPNCLILHRTYERQRHFGIPERDFELLDGRANMITKAPIRLLTLAQLDLRRYQTLWDIGFCTGSVSIEAKLQFPHLHVVAFEQRPEGKRLMEINATRFGTPGIISRIGDFLQAELDDLPVPDAVFIGGHGGHMDQIVRKISEHLLPNGIIVFNSVSKQSQELFAETVKQHGFTLVSTQHVAIDDHNPIVIMKAQRI; encoded by the coding sequence ATGAATAACTTCACCATCATCGGTATTGACGACAAGGATCATCCCGAATTACCGGAACAAGCCCGGGCGGCCATCGTCACGCATCATGTTTTTTCCGGGGGGAAAAGGCACCACGAGATCATGCGTGATTATCTGCCGGAGGATCACCTCTGGATCGATATCACCGTTCCACTGGATGACGTGTTCCACCAGTACGAGAACCACCCGGACATCGTTGTTTTCGCCTCCGGTGACCCTCTCTTTTTCGGTTTCGCCAACACGGTACTCAAACGTTTACCCGACGCCAAGATCACCTTGATCCCCACGTTCAACTCGTTACAGACATTGGCCCACCGCATCCTGCTCCCCTACCATGATATGCACGTCGTTTCCCTCACCGGGAGACCGTGGCTCGAGTTCGACCGGGCGCTCATCGAGGGACAGGAGAAGATCGGCGTGCTTACCGACCGGGAACACACTCCGGCCACCATCGCCGAACGTATGCTCCGTTACGGGTACGACAACTACATCATGTACGTCGGCGAGGCCCTCGGCAGCACCACCGAAACCGTCCGCATCCTCGTTCCCGATGATGCCACGGCCCTCACCTTCCGCCACCCGAACTGCCTCATTCTCCACCGCACGTACGAACGGCAACGTCATTTCGGCATCCCCGAAAGAGACTTCGAACTGCTCGACGGACGTGCCAACATGATCACGAAAGCCCCGATCCGCCTGCTCACGCTGGCACAACTGGACCTTCGTCGTTATCAAACCCTGTGGGACATCGGGTTCTGCACCGGTTCCGTCTCCATCGAGGCGAAACTCCAGTTCCCTCACTTGCACGTCGTGGCTTTCGAGCAACGCCCCGAGGGCAAACGCCTCATGGAAATCAACGCCACCCGTTTCGGAACGCCCGGCATCATCTCCCGCATCGGAGACTTTTTGCAGGCTGAACTGGACGACCTTCCCGTCCCCGACGCCGTATTCATCGGCGGGCATGGCGGTCACATGGATCAAATCGTCCGGAAAATCAGCGAACACCTGCTCCCGAACGGAATTATCGTCTTCAATTCCGTCTCCAAGCAAAGCCAGGAATTATTCGCCGAAACTGTGAAACAACACGGGTTTACCCTCGTCAGCACCCAACACGTGGCCATTGACGACCACAACCCCATAGTAATCATGAAAGCACAAAGAATATAA
- the cobJ gene encoding precorrin-3B C(17)-methyltransferase yields the protein MKHGKIYVAGIGPGSEEDITPAVRTAIMQSDVVVGYKYYFNFIRSIVRPETVCIDTGMKKEKDRAALAFEYAEQGRTVCVVSSGDAGIYGMAPLVLEMKRDKASDVEVEILPGISAFQKGAALLGAPIGHDFCIISLSDLMTPWEKIERRIIAAASADFVTAIYNPKSEGRYWQLYRLKELFLKHRQPETPVGYIRQAGREEQEIKITTLHDFNPEEIDMFTIVIIGNSQSYTWNDKIITPRGYYREQSTENVGIGQEIMMRSFRTIESELKDKNIPLGRKWALLHAIHTTADFDMENILYTDNDAVETLHAALHDGKTRTIVTDVTMAASGIRKGALERLGIEVKCYLDDPRVVEMASRLKITRTQAGIRLAVEEHPEALYVFGNAPTALMELCKLMRQNKAHPVGVIGAPVGFVNVRESKHMLKSFTRLPKLVIEGRKGGSNLAATLVNAILCFDDAAQLRPGRDL from the coding sequence ATGAAACACGGAAAAATATATGTTGCCGGCATCGGGCCGGGTAGCGAAGAAGACATTACCCCAGCCGTACGGACAGCCATCATGCAGTCGGACGTTGTGGTGGGTTACAAATATTACTTTAACTTCATCCGGTCCATTGTCCGCCCTGAAACAGTGTGTATCGATACCGGGATGAAAAAAGAAAAAGACCGGGCAGCCCTTGCCTTCGAGTATGCAGAACAAGGACGTACAGTCTGTGTTGTCAGCTCCGGAGACGCCGGAATATACGGTATGGCACCCCTCGTTCTCGAAATGAAACGGGACAAAGCGAGTGATGTTGAGGTAGAAATCCTTCCCGGGATCAGCGCCTTCCAGAAAGGAGCCGCGTTACTGGGAGCCCCTATCGGGCATGACTTTTGCATCATCTCCCTCTCCGACCTCATGACCCCGTGGGAAAAGATCGAGCGTCGCATAATAGCCGCCGCATCTGCCGATTTCGTGACCGCCATCTATAACCCTAAAAGCGAGGGACGCTACTGGCAACTCTATCGCTTGAAAGAATTATTCCTCAAACACCGCCAACCGGAAACTCCCGTTGGGTACATCCGCCAAGCCGGACGTGAAGAACAAGAAATTAAGATCACGACACTACATGATTTCAACCCGGAAGAAATCGACATGTTCACGATCGTAATCATTGGAAACTCTCAGTCCTACACGTGGAATGACAAGATCATCACTCCCCGCGGTTACTACCGGGAACAATCGACCGAGAACGTCGGTATCGGACAAGAAATCATGATGCGCAGTTTCCGTACCATCGAATCCGAACTAAAGGACAAGAACATCCCCCTCGGTCGCAAGTGGGCCTTGTTGCACGCTATCCACACCACTGCCGACTTCGACATGGAGAACATTCTCTACACCGACAATGACGCCGTGGAAACCCTCCATGCCGCTTTACACGACGGCAAGACCCGCACGATCGTAACCGATGTCACCATGGCGGCCTCCGGAATCCGCAAGGGAGCCCTCGAACGCCTCGGCATTGAAGTCAAATGCTACCTTGACGATCCTCGTGTAGTAGAAATGGCATCCCGTCTCAAAATCACCCGCACACAAGCCGGCATACGCCTTGCCGTGGAAGAACATCCCGAAGCACTCTACGTTTTCGGTAACGCCCCCACGGCCCTCATGGAACTATGCAAACTCATGCGCCAGAATAAGGCCCATCCAGTCGGTGTTATCGGTGCGCCCGTCGGTTTTGTCAACGTTCGGGAATCCAAACATATGCTGAAATCTTTCACCCGTCTGCCTAAGCTCGTTATCGAAGGGCGCAAGGGAGGTAGTAACCTAGCCGCCACCCTCGTCAACGCCATCCTTTGTTTCGATGACGCCGCGCAGCTACGACCGGGAAGAGACCTTTGA
- the cbiD gene encoding cobalt-precorrin-5B (C(1))-methyltransferase CbiD codes for MILIFGGTTEGRTAVKVLDEAGSPYYYSTRGNAQQIECKHGTRVAGGMDCDAMTEFCSTHNIRLIIDAAHPFASLLHTTVATVSEQLDLPVIRLERRYPPRDESLVWCDTFDDAIDYLESHEIRDLLALSGVQTITKLQRYWKKHPCHFRVLDRDDSREIARRAGFPAENLLFWHEGQDELALFRQLHPGAILTKESGESGYYEEKISAARQLGIPVIVIRRPSLPDSFYVVNGEHSLRYRVERLLPGFYPLRSGFTTGSCATAATRAALEGLLSRIPQHSATITLPDGETVTLPVSSCTFTKDSCTCGVTKDAGDDPDVTNGYTILSTVSLTDIPGVRFLPGEGVGTVTLPGIGIPVGDPAINPTPRRMITSEIERLLRTHGTLSGVSVRVSVPGGNKLAQKTFNPKLGITGGISIIGTSGIVRPFSSEAFVNSIRKEIQVARALGCTELVINSGAKSENYLRSRFPHLPPQAFVHYGNYIGDTLRLAEEEGISRITMGIMIGKAVKLAEGHLDTHSRNVIMNRNFIASLARESHCPPESVARIAGITLARELWELFADTPAFFVLLVDRCLTVCRPLLPHASLDIILVPEHNQP; via the coding sequence ATGATTCTCATTTTCGGAGGAACAACAGAAGGAAGAACAGCGGTAAAAGTACTCGACGAGGCAGGTAGCCCCTACTACTATTCCACCCGTGGTAATGCCCAGCAAATCGAATGTAAGCATGGAACACGGGTTGCGGGAGGCATGGATTGTGACGCCATGACGGAATTCTGCTCGACACACAACATACGCCTCATCATCGATGCCGCCCATCCTTTCGCCTCCTTGCTCCACACCACCGTGGCCACCGTCTCCGAACAACTGGATCTGCCCGTCATACGCCTCGAACGTCGTTACCCGCCACGGGACGAATCGCTCGTGTGGTGTGACACCTTCGATGACGCCATTGATTACCTCGAATCTCACGAAATACGTGATCTGTTGGCCCTTTCCGGGGTCCAGACCATAACCAAACTACAACGTTACTGGAAAAAACACCCCTGCCATTTCCGTGTACTCGACCGGGACGACTCCCGGGAGATTGCCCGCCGGGCTGGATTTCCCGCGGAAAACCTCCTTTTCTGGCACGAAGGACAGGATGAACTGGCCCTGTTCCGTCAACTGCATCCCGGGGCCATTCTAACCAAAGAAAGCGGGGAATCCGGATACTACGAGGAAAAAATCAGCGCTGCCCGACAACTAGGCATCCCGGTCATCGTCATTCGCCGCCCGTCGCTCCCCGACAGTTTCTACGTCGTGAACGGTGAGCATAGCCTGCGTTACCGCGTGGAACGCCTCCTTCCCGGTTTTTACCCTCTCCGTAGCGGGTTCACCACCGGCTCGTGTGCCACCGCCGCCACCCGTGCCGCCCTCGAAGGCCTTCTCTCTCGAATTCCACAACACTCCGCCACGATTACCCTTCCCGATGGAGAAACGGTAACCCTTCCCGTCAGCTCGTGTACTTTCACCAAGGATAGTTGCACCTGCGGGGTTACCAAAGATGCCGGAGACGACCCGGATGTCACGAACGGCTACACCATTCTTTCCACCGTCTCTCTCACAGACATTCCCGGAGTACGATTCCTGCCCGGCGAAGGCGTCGGCACGGTCACCCTTCCAGGCATCGGCATACCCGTTGGCGATCCCGCCATCAACCCAACACCCCGCCGCATGATTACCAGTGAAATCGAACGGTTGCTCCGCACCCACGGCACGTTGTCCGGTGTGTCCGTCCGCGTATCCGTACCCGGAGGTAACAAACTCGCTCAAAAAACCTTCAATCCCAAACTCGGCATTACCGGGGGAATCTCTATTATCGGTACTTCCGGTATCGTCCGCCCCTTCTCCTCCGAGGCTTTTGTCAACTCCATACGCAAAGAGATCCAAGTTGCCCGAGCCCTTGGATGCACGGAACTCGTTATCAACTCCGGGGCCAAGAGTGAAAATTACCTCCGCTCTCGTTTTCCCCACCTCCCACCGCAAGCCTTCGTACATTACGGCAACTATATCGGAGATACTCTCCGTCTTGCCGAAGAGGAAGGTATCTCCCGCATCACGATGGGCATCATGATCGGTAAAGCCGTCAAGCTCGCCGAGGGGCATCTGGACACGCATAGCCGCAACGTCATCATGAACCGGAACTTCATCGCCAGCCTCGCCCGTGAAAGCCACTGTCCCCCGGAAAGCGTTGCCCGCATCGCCGGAATCACCCTTGCCCGTGAACTCTGGGAACTTTTTGCCGACACCCCGGCCTTTTTTGTCCTGCTTGTTGATCGCTGCCTCACCGTCTGCCGTCCGCTACTTCCACACGCCAGCCTAGATATTATACTCGTTCCCGAACATAACCAACCGTAA
- a CDS encoding TonB-dependent receptor, with the protein MKRIAVLTTLFMLALVSTSLGQITLKGRVIDAKSGKALIGANVRLIGTSIGIATNNKGEFILEKVPEGAYTLRASYSGYEVSSMNINSSKSDILFKLKSSLINLDQVVVSGTGTHRRLKDSPVPVEVMTASDIKKGGISTIEDALVMLNPSFSFRPTAMGTNMTLNGMKGDYILILVNGKKMTGDISGYVDLSRIDMGRVKRIEVLKGAASSLYGSDAIAGVINIITDQPHDALNIMSTTRFGGKGSFIENINTDINVGKFTSSTSYQRRQSDGWQLSKITEDSVPTRRKVSDKFHSDIVNQRFAFDPSKNLNIYVEGSYFTKEIERPVNKDAKDLSGFDYDMSYENYAIGLGGKYLFGNSAYISLDVNANNYEYYKVYTRDIISKSDTTTHAGEEILTKRQRYLSANLKGVFKIGKYNKISIGSEYVKDYLKNPTDLTESKNVYTLALYAQDEIRILKKFQLVPGFRYIYHETFKNKFTPKIAAMYSLGEFNFRLSYAAGFKAPLLTDLYYYKEATKKGKQTITIGNPDLKPEKSNYYSFNTEYTSKYCNISVNGYINDLRDVITTKYLTTDEDKANGIDSRTTYENLNKARTQGVDISVNSYLGAGFSLGGGYSYVDARDQRTKIRLEESTRHSGTIRANYIHEWNNYRLNVNLNGRLQGKKFVKSTEKDAPKYQIWNLTTNHSFSPVGMFLFEINAGIENLFDYSQNLPYGSNLGTLSPGRTFFASLTIRFKK; encoded by the coding sequence ATGAAAAGAATTGCGGTGCTAACCACATTATTCATGTTAGCCTTAGTAAGTACCTCGTTAGGACAAATCACACTAAAAGGACGAGTTATTGATGCCAAAAGCGGGAAAGCACTCATCGGTGCGAACGTTCGGTTAATCGGAACGAGTATAGGAATCGCTACCAACAACAAAGGAGAATTTATCCTTGAAAAAGTACCAGAAGGCGCATACACTCTCCGGGCCAGTTACTCCGGTTACGAGGTCAGTTCCATGAATATTAATAGCAGTAAAAGCGACATTCTGTTCAAACTGAAATCATCGCTGATCAACTTGGATCAGGTTGTTGTATCCGGAACTGGAACTCACAGAAGGTTGAAAGATTCTCCCGTACCCGTTGAAGTAATGACCGCTTCCGATATAAAAAAAGGCGGTATCTCCACGATCGAGGATGCCCTTGTCATGCTTAATCCCTCTTTCAGTTTCCGACCGACTGCCATGGGAACAAACATGACACTTAACGGGATGAAAGGGGATTATATTCTCATTCTCGTAAACGGGAAAAAAATGACCGGGGACATCTCCGGCTATGTCGATCTTTCCCGAATTGACATGGGTAGAGTAAAACGTATCGAGGTCCTCAAGGGGGCCGCATCCTCCCTTTACGGTTCTGACGCTATCGCAGGAGTGATCAATATCATCACCGATCAACCACATGATGCACTTAATATTATGTCCACCACTCGTTTCGGAGGAAAAGGCAGTTTTATAGAGAACATCAACACCGATATCAATGTTGGGAAATTTACCTCCTCCACCTCTTACCAACGACGCCAGTCCGATGGTTGGCAACTCAGCAAGATCACAGAAGACAGTGTACCGACACGCCGTAAAGTTTCCGACAAATTCCATTCGGACATCGTGAACCAACGCTTTGCTTTCGATCCTTCTAAAAATTTAAATATCTACGTGGAAGGAAGTTACTTTACCAAAGAGATTGAACGTCCCGTAAATAAAGACGCCAAAGACCTTTCCGGATTCGACTATGATATGTCATACGAAAATTATGCCATCGGACTAGGAGGAAAATACTTATTCGGGAATTCCGCCTATATTAGCTTGGATGTCAATGCTAACAATTATGAATACTATAAAGTATACACCCGAGACATTATTTCCAAGAGCGACACGACAACTCACGCCGGGGAAGAAATCCTGACCAAACGTCAACGTTACCTGTCTGCTAACTTGAAAGGGGTTTTCAAAATCGGTAAATACAACAAAATCTCAATAGGCTCCGAATACGTTAAAGACTATCTTAAAAACCCCACGGACCTTACCGAGAGTAAAAACGTGTACACGTTGGCACTCTATGCACAAGATGAGATTCGTATCTTGAAAAAATTCCAGTTAGTACCCGGATTTCGCTACATCTACCATGAGACATTCAAGAACAAATTCACTCCTAAGATAGCGGCAATGTATAGCCTCGGGGAATTTAACTTCCGGTTGTCATATGCCGCCGGATTTAAAGCCCCTTTACTGACCGACCTCTATTATTACAAAGAGGCTACCAAGAAAGGGAAACAAACCATCACAATCGGCAACCCCGACCTTAAACCGGAAAAATCAAACTATTACTCCTTTAACACTGAGTATACCAGTAAATACTGTAACATATCGGTTAACGGGTATATCAATGATTTGCGGGATGTTATCACGACAAAATACCTAACCACGGACGAGGATAAAGCCAACGGAATAGACTCCCGAACCACTTATGAAAATCTTAACAAAGCACGCACGCAGGGAGTCGACATTTCCGTTAATAGTTACCTGGGAGCAGGTTTCTCCCTAGGAGGCGGATATAGCTACGTGGACGCCCGAGATCAGAGGACCAAAATACGACTGGAAGAAAGTACCCGTCACTCAGGAACCATCCGGGCCAATTACATACACGAATGGAACAATTATCGGCTTAACGTGAACCTCAACGGGCGATTACAAGGCAAGAAATTCGTGAAATCCACCGAGAAAGATGCTCCTAAATACCAGATCTGGAACTTGACAACCAATCACTCTTTCTCTCCCGTGGGTATGTTCCTTTTCGAAATCAACGCGGGAATTGAGAATCTATTCGACTATTCCCAGAACCTGCCTTACGGCTCCAATCTCGGAACATTAAGTCCGGGAAGAACATTCTTTGCAAGTTTAACTATTAGATTTAAAAAATAA
- a CDS encoding sirohydrochlorin cobaltochelatase, translating to MKTIIIILSLFTSLNVLAHGGGGFKHSDIFKTLGPNDKIAILMVHFGTTHDDTRTLTIETINKKVSQTFPGVEVRESYTSRMIMRRLKEKGIVKLNQTEAMNKLIADGYTHLVIQPTNIIEGIEMEALREEVKLYQKKFKDIRLGNALLYSPEDYQATVKAIAEVLKGKEKGDCVFVCHGTYHPANSTYGMLDYVMKAQGHKNYHVGTIEGYPTIDDVIRGLESNKAKEVTLVPFMFVAGDHAKNDIAGDWKDELEKKGYKVNVLLKGLGEYPAIQELFIQHVKFATKHQREDITVKKKKYEKTDDID from the coding sequence ATGAAAACAATTATCATCATACTATCCCTCTTTACCAGTCTAAACGTGTTAGCCCACGGTGGCGGCGGTTTCAAACATTCCGATATATTCAAGACCCTTGGTCCTAATGACAAAATAGCGATCCTCATGGTTCACTTCGGGACTACCCACGACGATACCCGAACCCTGACCATCGAAACCATTAACAAAAAAGTGTCACAAACATTCCCCGGAGTGGAAGTCCGTGAATCCTACACTTCCCGCATGATCATGCGCCGTCTCAAAGAGAAAGGTATAGTAAAACTGAACCAGACCGAGGCCATGAACAAACTGATTGCCGACGGTTATACCCACCTCGTCATTCAACCCACGAACATTATTGAAGGGATAGAGATGGAGGCCCTACGCGAGGAGGTGAAACTGTACCAGAAAAAATTCAAGGACATCCGTTTAGGTAATGCCCTCCTTTACTCGCCCGAAGATTATCAAGCAACCGTCAAAGCGATTGCCGAAGTTCTCAAAGGAAAAGAAAAAGGGGATTGCGTCTTCGTGTGCCACGGAACCTACCACCCGGCAAACTCAACCTACGGAATGCTCGACTACGTGATGAAAGCCCAAGGACATAAGAACTACCACGTGGGAACGATCGAAGGTTACCCCACGATAGACGATGTAATTCGCGGACTCGAATCTAACAAAGCAAAAGAAGTGACATTAGTACCCTTCATGTTCGTGGCCGGAGATCATGCCAAGAATGACATCGCAGGGGACTGGAAAGACGAACTGGAAAAGAAAGGCTATAAAGTAAACGTACTACTCAAAGGGTTGGGGGAATACCCTGCCATACAGGAACTTTTCATCCAACACGTGAAATTCGCCACCAAACACCAACGAGAAGACATCACCGTGAAGAAAAAGAAATACGAGAAAACAGACGATATCGACTAA
- the cobM gene encoding precorrin-4 C(11)-methyltransferase — protein sequence MKKIAIIIASHQGVAPALIIHRELPETELFYAGEGQENPCTSIDSIPAFVAANFTRYEALVFIGALGICVRAIAPCIQSKYTDPAVVNIDSTGKHVISVLSGHVGGANELTRRLASILGAFPVITTQSDNNDLWALDTIHERFEGWEAEPVGPMNEIIYKFVNRCPVALLLDVQDSGTRNLERTAPLHVDIYNSFQEIDQNRYEALIIVSPFIYPVTIPTLYYRPHVLSLGFGCRENCDPTGVREYITARLIEAGISPTSLTNLATIDIKKDEPVVDLLTHSLRLSMDSYSPDELRDINVPNPSEKVREVTSSPSVAEAAALKSTGNTRLLLEKQKGKLSEGNDFTFAVAMNRTAERRGFIEIVGAGPGDPELISVKGKHFLEQADLILYAGSLVPVELTYYAKPGATVRSSASMTLEEQFTLMKEFYDKGLFIVRLHTGDPCIYGAIQEQMAFFDEYGMDYHITPGISSFLAAAAALQSQFTIPEKVQTIILTRGEGRTPMPEKEKLHLLARSQSTMCIFLSASIVDQVQSELMQHYPPTTPVAACYHLTWRDERIYRGKLQDLAKIVKENNLTLTTMIVVGDAIDNRQGLSKLYSHQFKHLFRN from the coding sequence ATGAAAAAAATAGCCATCATCATAGCATCTCATCAAGGAGTGGCTCCGGCCCTTATCATACACCGGGAACTTCCCGAAACAGAACTATTCTACGCGGGCGAAGGACAGGAAAATCCCTGTACCTCCATCGACTCGATCCCGGCCTTTGTCGCCGCCAATTTTACCCGTTATGAAGCTCTCGTCTTCATCGGCGCTCTCGGCATCTGTGTCCGGGCCATCGCCCCCTGCATCCAATCCAAGTACACGGATCCCGCCGTCGTCAACATCGACTCCACGGGCAAACACGTTATCTCCGTCCTCTCCGGACACGTTGGAGGAGCCAACGAACTCACCCGCAGGCTTGCCTCCATACTTGGGGCATTCCCCGTCATCACGACCCAAAGCGACAACAACGATCTTTGGGCTCTTGACACCATTCATGAAAGATTCGAGGGGTGGGAGGCAGAACCCGTCGGGCCGATGAATGAAATCATCTACAAGTTCGTCAACCGTTGCCCCGTGGCCCTACTCCTAGACGTCCAAGACAGCGGAACCAGAAACCTTGAACGTACGGCACCGCTTCACGTCGACATTTACAATTCCTTTCAGGAAATAGACCAGAATCGTTACGAGGCCCTGATCATCGTCAGTCCCTTCATCTACCCCGTCACAATCCCAACCCTCTACTATCGCCCACACGTGCTTTCTCTAGGTTTTGGGTGTCGGGAAAACTGTGACCCGACGGGTGTACGGGAATACATCACCGCACGTCTCATCGAGGCAGGCATCTCACCCACCAGCCTTACCAACCTCGCAACAATTGACATCAAAAAGGATGAACCTGTTGTCGACCTTCTTACACACAGTTTAAGACTTTCAATGGACTCCTACTCGCCCGACGAACTCCGGGACATCAACGTTCCCAACCCCTCGGAGAAAGTACGTGAAGTAACTTCTTCCCCCAGCGTCGCCGAGGCTGCTGCCCTAAAATCTACCGGGAACACCCGACTGCTCCTTGAAAAACAGAAAGGTAAACTCAGCGAGGGCAATGACTTTACCTTTGCCGTTGCCATGAATCGCACTGCCGAACGCCGGGGATTCATCGAGATCGTCGGAGCCGGCCCCGGGGACCCGGAACTGATCTCCGTTAAAGGCAAGCACTTCCTCGAACAAGCCGATCTCATCCTCTACGCCGGCAGTCTTGTCCCCGTGGAACTCACGTACTACGCCAAGCCCGGAGCAACGGTTCGCAGTTCTGCTTCCATGACTTTGGAGGAACAATTCACTTTGATGAAAGAATTTTACGACAAGGGACTTTTCATCGTCCGTCTCCACACCGGAGATCCCTGCATATACGGGGCAATACAGGAGCAAATGGCATTCTTCGACGAATACGGGATGGATTACCACATCACACCGGGGATATCCTCCTTCCTCGCTGCCGCCGCCGCCTTACAGTCCCAGTTTACCATCCCCGAAAAAGTACAGACCATCATCCTCACCCGCGGAGAAGGCCGTACCCCCATGCCGGAAAAAGAGAAGTTACACTTGCTCGCCCGTTCACAAAGCACGATGTGCATCTTCCTCAGTGCCTCTATCGTTGATCAGGTTCAATCCGAATTGATGCAGCACTACCCGCCAACCACGCCCGTTGCCGCTTGCTATCATCTCACGTGGAGAGATGAACGGATATACCGGGGAAAATTGCAAGACTTGGCGAAGATCGTGAAAGAAAACAACCTCACCCTCACCACCATGATCGTCGTGGGTGACGCCATCGACAACCGACAAGGCCTGTCTAAACTCTATTCACACCAGTTCAAGCACCTGTTTAGAAATTGA